A single genomic interval of uncultured Sunxiuqinia sp. harbors:
- a CDS encoding TonB-dependent receptor, whose amino-acid sequence MKKQREFSGHTVLLLKLLRIMKLTSFLMLVFALSVSASSYSQSTKLNLNVKNGTLVDALKQIEDQSEFYFYYSNDEISSLQDVSISTENKQIQDVLDELLAETDLEYKMIDRYIVVKRKQGSVFDMRSMQTLDVSGVVTNTSGEGIPGVTVVVKGTTNGTITDFDGNYALREVVNGSSLVFSFIGLKTKEVVVDGQSRLNVTMEEETIGLDEVVAIGYGTTSIKDATGAISSVRADDFNKGMVASPEQLIQGRSAGVQITSASGEPGGSININIRGTSSVRSGNNPLYVIDGVALSGDAVSPGGEDVSFGGSTARNPLNFLNPDDIKDISILKDASATAIYGSRGANGVVIITTKSGKGAGGGIEYSSSVGFSSITKKYDVLGPDEYLSAINGLGGNSSNLDAGSNTDWQDQIFRTGVSQSHNISYGTADTKGDYRVSMSYFDQNGIVEESKLTRYTLRVNGNRSFFNDKLKLSSQLTVSDVDDQGVPIGNSPNHYGDLIASALYMNPTEPVYLPDGSYNQPSFDRLNPKAMLAYSADNTNTLRALVSLSAEYQISKDLSLKSVYGRDFSKSERYYAYSPLLYANYIFENGKAGLSSVTMDNGLWENFLNYNKEFGEVAFTGLLGYSYQYFETKTASMNAGKFRFDDLDLMMNNLAAGESIVGNTTMQRDELQSYFARVNFVTKDKWLFTATVRADGSTKFGGNNQYGYFPSMALGYRISEEDFIPESISNLKVRLGWGITGNQEIPHNLYSQRQRYGSSTIDGSGNITTGSLGNVTFANPDLKWETTSQFNAGVDFGFNNNRIRGSLDVYQKKTTDLLLQLKSAQPAPQAYYWTNLDGNIVNSGVELSLSADIVEANDFDWGVTANMSYNKNKVEDLSTTIETGVLDGQGLSGVTIQRITNDYPMYTYYIRVFEGFDENGIAIYDGDNPQFTGDSPIPKFTMGLTNTFRYKNFDFNVYLNGQFGHKIYSNTANAFFYAGNLAIGRNVTSDIVGNGEAAINTADPSTRFLEDGSFVRLQDVSLGYNVPFKNSKYISKLRLYVTGQNLFVITNYSGQDPEVNVNKGSGGVPSMGIDYTTYPRARTILMGLKVQF is encoded by the coding sequence ATGAAAAAACAACGTGAATTCAGCGGACATACTGTGCTGCTGCTAAAATTATTGCGTATTATGAAACTAACTAGTTTTTTGATGTTGGTTTTTGCGTTGAGTGTAAGTGCATCTAGTTACTCACAATCAACAAAATTAAACCTGAATGTAAAAAACGGGACATTGGTTGACGCTCTTAAACAGATCGAGGACCAGTCTGAATTTTACTTTTACTACAGCAACGATGAAATTTCGTCTCTTCAAGATGTTTCAATTAGTACTGAGAATAAACAAATTCAAGACGTTCTTGATGAGTTGCTAGCTGAAACAGACCTTGAATACAAAATGATTGACCGTTACATCGTTGTTAAACGCAAGCAAGGATCTGTATTTGATATGCGGTCAATGCAAACGCTGGATGTTTCCGGAGTAGTAACAAATACTTCAGGCGAAGGTATTCCAGGTGTAACCGTTGTAGTAAAAGGAACTACTAATGGAACAATTACCGATTTTGATGGTAATTACGCTTTGAGAGAGGTTGTTAACGGTTCTTCTTTGGTTTTTTCTTTTATTGGGTTGAAAACAAAGGAAGTTGTTGTTGACGGCCAATCGAGATTAAATGTAACGATGGAAGAAGAAACCATTGGCTTGGATGAAGTTGTGGCTATTGGGTATGGAACAACATCTATAAAAGATGCAACGGGAGCTATTTCCTCGGTTCGTGCCGACGATTTTAATAAGGGGATGGTTGCGTCTCCCGAGCAGCTAATTCAAGGTCGTTCTGCAGGGGTGCAGATTACTTCAGCAAGTGGCGAACCAGGTGGAAGCATCAATATTAATATTCGAGGTACCTCTTCGGTTCGAAGTGGCAATAATCCTCTTTACGTAATTGATGGTGTTGCATTGAGTGGTGATGCTGTTTCTCCCGGTGGAGAAGATGTTAGTTTTGGCGGAAGTACGGCTCGTAATCCACTAAACTTCTTAAATCCTGATGATATTAAAGATATCAGTATTTTGAAGGATGCTTCAGCAACTGCAATTTATGGTTCGCGTGGAGCCAATGGTGTTGTTATTATTACTACTAAAAGTGGTAAAGGTGCTGGTGGTGGTATTGAGTATTCTTCATCAGTTGGGTTTAGTTCTATCACTAAAAAGTATGATGTACTAGGCCCCGATGAGTATTTAAGTGCAATTAATGGTTTAGGGGGTAACTCAAGTAACTTGGATGCGGGATCCAATACTGATTGGCAGGATCAGATATTTAGAACAGGAGTTTCTCAATCTCATAACATTTCATATGGCACAGCTGATACAAAAGGAGACTACCGTGTTTCAATGAGCTATTTTGATCAGAATGGTATTGTTGAAGAAAGTAAATTAACGAGATACACGCTTCGTGTAAACGGAAACCGAAGCTTCTTTAATGACAAACTGAAATTATCCAGTCAATTAACAGTTTCTGATGTTGATGATCAGGGAGTTCCTATTGGGAATTCGCCCAACCATTATGGAGATTTAATTGCATCAGCCCTCTATATGAATCCAACAGAACCGGTTTATTTGCCTGACGGCTCATACAATCAGCCATCGTTTGATCGGTTAAACCCCAAAGCCATGTTGGCATATAGTGCCGATAATACCAATACGCTTAGAGCACTCGTCAGTCTTTCTGCCGAATATCAAATCAGCAAGGACTTGAGCTTGAAGTCGGTTTACGGCCGGGACTTTTCAAAATCGGAAAGGTATTATGCTTATTCACCATTATTGTATGCCAACTATATTTTTGAAAACGGAAAAGCAGGTTTGAGTTCGGTAACGATGGATAACGGACTTTGGGAAAACTTTTTGAACTACAATAAGGAGTTTGGCGAAGTCGCTTTTACCGGTCTTTTAGGGTACTCATACCAGTATTTCGAAACAAAAACAGCATCCATGAATGCTGGTAAATTTCGCTTCGATGATCTGGATTTGATGATGAATAATTTAGCTGCCGGTGAATCAATTGTAGGAAATACAACGATGCAAAGGGATGAATTGCAATCGTATTTTGCAAGAGTAAACTTTGTAACCAAAGACAAATGGTTGTTTACAGCGACTGTTCGCGCTGATGGCTCTACCAAATTTGGAGGAAACAACCAGTATGGCTATTTCCCATCAATGGCTTTAGGATATCGTATATCGGAAGAAGATTTTATCCCAGAGTCTATTTCAAATTTGAAGGTTAGATTAGGTTGGGGGATAACAGGTAATCAGGAAATTCCTCACAACCTTTATTCGCAAAGACAACGCTACGGAAGTTCAACCATTGATGGTTCAGGAAACATTACTACCGGATCATTAGGAAACGTAACCTTCGCTAATCCTGATCTTAAGTGGGAAACAACTAGTCAATTTAATGCCGGTGTCGACTTCGGTTTCAATAATAATAGAATTCGCGGTTCATTGGATGTATATCAAAAAAAGACCACTGATTTATTGCTTCAATTGAAAAGTGCCCAACCAGCACCACAAGCTTACTATTGGACAAATTTAGACGGAAATATTGTCAACTCAGGTGTTGAACTGTCGCTTTCTGCTGATATTGTTGAAGCAAATGACTTTGATTGGGGAGTTACTGCAAACATGAGCTATAACAAAAATAAGGTTGAAGATTTGTCAACGACAATTGAAACAGGAGTATTGGACGGACAAGGACTTTCTGGTGTAACCATTCAGCGAATTACCAATGACTATCCAATGTACACCTATTACATCCGGGTATTTGAGGGATTTGATGAAAATGGTATTGCTATTTACGATGGTGATAATCCTCAATTTACCGGCGATAGTCCGATCCCTAAATTTACAATGGGTTTGACTAATACGTTCAGATATAAAAACTTTGATTTCAATGTGTACTTGAATGGACAGTTCGGTCATAAGATATACAGTAACACGGCTAATGCATTTTTCTATGCCGGTAACTTGGCGATCGGACGTAATGTAACTAGCGACATTGTTGGGAATGGTGAGGCTGCTATAAATACAGCTGACCCTTCTACTCGCTTCCTCGAAGATGGTTCATTTGTTAGATTACAGGACGTGAGTTTAGGCTATAACGTTCCTTTCAAAAACTCTAAATACATCTCAAAACTAAGATTGTATGTAACCGGTCAAAACTTATTTGTAATTACAAATTATAGTGGACAAGACCCTGAGGTGAATGTTAACAAGGGGAGTGGTGGCGTACCTTCTATGGGTATCGACTATACAACATACCCTCGTGCAAGAACAATATTGATGGGACTTAAAGTACAATTTTAA
- a CDS encoding RagB/SusD family nutrient uptake outer membrane protein gives MKKNYKYILIVCGLVAGFFMPGCTDLEVEFNDSYFVEQSDDGFSAVDVAAVLNSAYGKLGDIVGSSYTGVAGLNEPTSDEMIIPTRATDWGNGGVFRLLHTHTWDPAHTYILDTWDDLNVGVYYCTQILASNPSAQQAAEAKTLRAYFMYHIIDLFGQVPFREVNQGVDVYPAVWTRSAAFDYAVSELESAMADLPDGGPESADPTQVSKAFAHALLAKLYINKAVYKADNPAGPYSFDAADMNKVIEHCDAVESYGFELEANYFDNFNQNSKKEKILTYTRWWNGMWIWPQLHNSQGGWNGATTLGSFYDIFEDNDNRFYYNPDGGRGFGFLAGAQTKSDGTPYLNRSGEPLVYTREILLSGNTDYAGIRVLKYDPDSDDGFVLMRYADIRLMKAEAILRGGAPTGGETAQSIVDELRTIRGASSISVNIDMMLDERGRELYWEGMRRTDQVRFETFTKTTWESKSVLDDNMVLFPIPQRAMDSNPNFTQNAGYK, from the coding sequence ATGAAAAAGAATTATAAATATATACTGATTGTTTGTGGTCTGGTGGCAGGATTTTTTATGCCAGGGTGCACTGACCTCGAAGTTGAATTTAACGATTCCTATTTTGTTGAACAATCGGATGACGGCTTTTCAGCTGTTGATGTGGCCGCCGTTTTGAACTCAGCTTACGGAAAGCTTGGAGATATCGTTGGAAGTTCGTACACCGGTGTCGCCGGGTTAAATGAACCCACTTCTGATGAAATGATCATCCCGACTCGTGCAACCGACTGGGGAAATGGTGGCGTATTTCGTTTGTTGCACACGCATACCTGGGATCCAGCTCATACGTACATCCTGGATACTTGGGATGATTTGAACGTTGGTGTCTATTATTGCACACAAATTTTAGCATCAAACCCTTCAGCCCAACAGGCCGCAGAAGCGAAGACCTTAAGGGCTTATTTCATGTATCATATCATAGATTTGTTTGGGCAGGTGCCTTTTCGTGAGGTTAATCAAGGAGTTGATGTATACCCCGCGGTTTGGACTCGTTCTGCTGCTTTTGATTATGCCGTGAGTGAATTGGAATCTGCAATGGCAGATCTTCCTGACGGTGGTCCGGAATCTGCCGATCCAACCCAGGTTAGTAAAGCTTTTGCTCATGCTCTGCTTGCAAAATTATATATAAATAAGGCTGTTTATAAGGCCGATAACCCTGCTGGTCCTTACAGTTTTGATGCTGCTGACATGAATAAAGTGATTGAGCATTGTGATGCTGTTGAGTCGTATGGTTTTGAACTGGAAGCCAACTATTTTGACAACTTCAATCAAAACAGCAAAAAAGAGAAGATTCTGACTTACACCAGATGGTGGAATGGGATGTGGATTTGGCCTCAGCTGCACAACAGCCAGGGAGGTTGGAATGGAGCGACAACTTTAGGAAGCTTCTATGATATATTTGAAGACAACGATAACCGCTTTTACTACAACCCCGATGGAGGAAGGGGATTTGGATTCTTAGCCGGAGCTCAAACAAAGAGTGATGGAACCCCTTATTTGAATCGTTCTGGGGAACCATTAGTCTATACGCGAGAGATTCTTCTTTCGGGAAATACCGATTATGCTGGAATTCGGGTATTGAAGTACGATCCGGATAGCGACGATGGTTTTGTATTGATGCGTTATGCTGATATCCGGTTGATGAAAGCTGAAGCGATTTTGCGTGGAGGGGCACCAACCGGAGGTGAAACCGCACAGAGTATTGTTGATGAATTGAGAACCATTCGTGGTGCCAGTAGCATCTCAGTAAATATCGATATGATGCTGGATGAAAGAGGTCGTGAATTGTATTGGGAAGGAATGCGTAGGACGGATCAAGTTCGTTTCGAAACCTTTACAAAAACAACATGGGAAAGCAAATCGGTACTAGATGATAATATGGTGTTGTTCCCAATTCCACAGCGAGCAATGGACTCGAATCCGAATTTTACACAAAATGCTGGTTATAAGTAG
- a CDS encoding glycoside hydrolase family 2 TIM barrel-domain containing protein has translation MILFLRKKLTLTIFSLFSLCVSAQQTETKYLSGTGCDHTVDWQFYCADGLRSGEWTTIPVPSNWELQGFGEYNYGHVKEDERVNEKGLYKYDFSVPADWKQQQVNIVFQGSMTDTEVKINGKLAGPIHQGAYYEFRYDISKLLKYGQSNLLEVTVAKLSENESVNKAELHGDYWIFGGIFRPVFLEAKPKESIERVAIDAKADGSLTADVFLKNSPKDGELRAQVFTLDYQKIGEPFHVPVSKEVEKVRVQSKLENIESWNPEDPNLYRVKFELVSKGKTIHETTTRFGFRTVEVRQRDGIYVNGVKVKFKGVNRHTFRSTCGRASSKALSIEDVELIKSMNMNAVRMSHYPPDSHFLDVCDSLGLFVLDELGGWHGSYDDVVGPKLVKAMVTRDVNHPSIVMWDNGNEGGHNPDFDSLFAQYDIQKRVVIYPWMEHNGIATQHYRGYNYGAGTFWNGPLITLPTEFLHGMYDGGHGASLYDYWEYIWNKPKAAGGFLWDLLDQGILRTDKDGEVYDTDGNHGADGIVGPKLEREGSYFAIKEIWSPVKLEDREITAQWDQKIEIENRYIYTNLKTCSFSYQLVKLPLPSEEAEPEEVNGSIPSPDLAPGRKGTLEIPVPANWAKYDVLYITATDQYGKELYTWSYPLVIPADIVAELVTTATSNSDLSLTETADLLRINAGEIEFLIGKNDGMLKKVTNAKGEIPFHSGPEISAGVTAFKSLTTNTYNDSLTVTCSFETEKSDSSRMKEFTWTFYPNGWAKLHLYYTSPQYDKDFDYMGVNFSYPEELVEGVKWLGSGPYRVWKNRMHGVEFGIHQKDYNNTITSVSPIIYPEFKGYHANLYWAKIESTEQSFTVATSTDNVFLRLYTPAQPDQFDPRVVPAFPEGDISFMQAIPAIGSKTNEAWNIGPSGQKNKFFDYGPFDDWRIRSQQMTLYFNFTSNQ, from the coding sequence ATGATTTTATTCCTCCGAAAAAAGTTAACTCTTACAATTTTCTCTCTCTTTAGTTTATGTGTTTCAGCTCAACAAACTGAAACAAAATACCTTTCCGGAACTGGTTGCGACCATACCGTTGATTGGCAGTTCTATTGTGCCGATGGTCTCCGGTCGGGTGAGTGGACAACCATACCCGTTCCGTCGAATTGGGAGCTTCAGGGATTTGGTGAATACAATTATGGGCACGTTAAAGAAGACGAACGCGTCAATGAAAAGGGCTTGTACAAATATGATTTTTCAGTTCCGGCAGACTGGAAGCAACAACAGGTCAATATCGTTTTTCAAGGCTCGATGACAGATACCGAAGTGAAGATTAATGGAAAATTAGCCGGGCCAATCCATCAGGGAGCTTATTATGAGTTTCGTTACGATATCAGCAAATTGCTGAAGTATGGGCAATCAAACTTATTGGAGGTTACAGTGGCCAAGCTTTCAGAGAATGAGTCGGTCAATAAAGCCGAACTGCATGGTGATTACTGGATTTTTGGAGGAATTTTTCGGCCTGTATTTTTGGAAGCCAAACCCAAAGAAAGTATAGAACGCGTAGCCATTGATGCAAAAGCTGATGGCAGTCTTACGGCTGATGTTTTTCTGAAAAACAGTCCGAAAGATGGAGAATTGCGAGCGCAAGTTTTCACCCTTGACTATCAAAAGATCGGGGAACCTTTTCATGTACCGGTTTCGAAAGAGGTCGAAAAAGTTAGAGTTCAATCCAAATTAGAGAATATTGAAAGCTGGAATCCGGAAGATCCCAATTTATACCGGGTAAAATTTGAGTTGGTTTCAAAAGGAAAAACGATTCACGAAACCACGACTCGTTTTGGATTCCGGACGGTTGAGGTTCGTCAGCGCGATGGTATTTATGTAAATGGTGTAAAAGTGAAATTCAAAGGCGTGAACCGCCACACATTTCGGTCAACTTGTGGACGTGCTTCAAGTAAGGCATTAAGCATTGAAGATGTTGAACTGATTAAGTCTATGAATATGAATGCCGTGCGCATGTCGCATTATCCACCCGATTCTCACTTTTTGGATGTTTGCGATTCCCTTGGTCTGTTTGTGTTGGATGAGCTGGGCGGATGGCATGGTAGCTACGATGATGTGGTGGGGCCGAAACTGGTTAAAGCAATGGTGACACGTGATGTGAATCACCCTTCGATTGTGATGTGGGACAATGGGAATGAAGGCGGCCATAATCCGGATTTTGATTCCTTGTTCGCACAATACGATATTCAAAAGCGAGTGGTTATTTACCCTTGGATGGAGCACAATGGAATAGCAACGCAGCACTATCGTGGTTATAATTACGGTGCCGGAACATTTTGGAACGGCCCGCTAATTACATTGCCTACCGAATTTTTGCACGGGATGTACGACGGAGGCCATGGAGCCAGCTTGTATGATTATTGGGAATATATTTGGAACAAACCCAAGGCAGCAGGTGGCTTCCTCTGGGATTTGTTAGATCAGGGAATTTTACGAACCGATAAGGATGGTGAAGTCTATGACACTGACGGTAATCATGGTGCAGACGGTATTGTGGGGCCAAAGCTGGAACGTGAAGGTAGCTATTTTGCCATCAAAGAAATTTGGTCGCCGGTTAAACTGGAAGATCGTGAAATTACTGCCCAATGGGATCAAAAAATCGAAATTGAGAATCGCTACATATACACAAATCTAAAAACATGTTCTTTTAGTTATCAACTGGTAAAACTGCCGTTGCCATCGGAAGAGGCAGAACCGGAGGAAGTGAACGGAAGTATTCCATCTCCTGATTTAGCGCCCGGAAGAAAGGGGACCCTTGAGATTCCGGTACCAGCCAATTGGGCTAAATACGATGTGCTTTATATCACGGCTACTGATCAATATGGCAAGGAACTTTATACCTGGAGTTACCCGCTGGTGATTCCGGCAGATATTGTTGCGGAATTGGTGACTACAGCTACCAGCAATTCGGATTTGTCTCTCACTGAAACTGCTGATTTGCTTCGAATTAATGCTGGAGAAATTGAGTTTTTAATTGGAAAAAATGACGGCATGTTAAAGAAAGTAACTAATGCCAAAGGGGAAATTCCATTCCACAGCGGACCTGAAATCAGTGCTGGGGTTACCGCCTTTAAAAGTCTTACAACAAATACTTATAATGATAGTTTGACCGTTACCTGTTCGTTTGAAACTGAAAAATCAGATTCATCGCGCATGAAAGAGTTCACCTGGACTTTTTACCCAAATGGCTGGGCAAAGTTGCACTTGTATTATACCTCGCCGCAGTACGATAAGGATTTCGACTACATGGGCGTGAACTTTAGCTATCCTGAAGAACTAGTTGAGGGAGTTAAATGGTTGGGAAGTGGCCCTTATCGGGTCTGGAAAAACCGCATGCACGGAGTCGAATTCGGCATTCATCAGAAGGACTATAACAATACAATCACTAGTGTCAGTCCAATTATTTACCCCGAATTTAAAGGCTACCATGCCAATTTGTATTGGGCAAAAATTGAGTCAACAGAACAATCCTTTACGGTGGCTACTTCAACTGACAATGTCTTCCTGAGGTTATATACCCCTGCGCAACCCGATCAATTCGATCCACGCGTGGTTCCAGCTTTCCCTGAAGGAGATATTTCTTTTATGCAGGCCATTCCAGCTATTGGGTCAAAAACCAACGAAGCCTGGAATATTGGGCCATCGGGGCAAAAGAATAAATTTTTCGATTACGGGCCATTTGACGATTGGCGGATTCGCAGTCAGCAAATGACGCTCTATTTCAACTTCACTTCAAACCAATAA